CAGTAGCTATAAATGCTGTGATGAATTGCATTGCATAATTTCTGTGCAATTCTCCATGTATACCGTATTTGTCCCTAAcgaaaacatgaaatgaaatgaattgcttaaaataacagtgttaTCCTCTGGATAATATCCAAGGAAAACTCTTTGTCCATGTAGTGCTTGAGGGAGCCGCAGCAGCACTGCAGGAGCTGTGGGCCGCATCCTAATAAACTGCGACGACTGCAGTGGGAGCTGCGAAAACCAGACataacacaaacatcacaatcaCACAGTTACATAATCCCCATATATGTAATGAGTTTAAAACTCTGaaagattgtatttttgtttgtttaaaggatGAACCCCTCGTTAATGTGATAGCTGGCTATTTACAGAATTCTTTCAAACAAATGTCATAGGTGGTTTTTAAACCatatttacacaatatgcaTTCTTTTCTAACAAATTCTCGTAATGTCATTTCCCAGTAATCCTCAACCAGAATCAACCGTGAAAGCAGCCAATATTAAGTATCAAAGGAGAAagacactcttttttttaatttaagaatTACAGTAAAAGCCTCAACTAAAGCTGTAACACACTATTCAGTTCTGCAGTGCTGTTGTATGATGGAAAGTAATGTAATCAAACTAGAAAATATATccacatgtgtatatatattagCCTTGAATTTCCATGGAATTGAAAGTCCTCAGAATCAGTGAAGGTCACCTCAGGTAAAAGTGATTCGAAGAACGTGAGCTGGTGCTGAAATCTGTCATTGTTTGTGACACTGAATGAAATATTCACCAGCAGCAGTCCACTCACAGGGTGTAACAGGCTAATGAAAATCTTTGTAAAAGGAACTTTCACTTGAACATGATTAATGATGTTTGCTTTTCATCTTGTTGCCAACAATGATGATTTATGTGCCGACCTTTTGCTTCTGTGTTACCGTGAAAACAAtttgacacagctgctgtggaAATGAACCTGCTGAGTGTTCTGTGAGATGGGAACTGCCTCCTCCCAGTTACCTTGTAGTTAATTTATGGTTCCTGCTCTGGTTTTTACACAACTACAGACAATTGATGACAAATTAAACCTGATTACTCGTATTCATCGTGCTTGACATCAGTCGGTCCTACTTGTGGGCTGCAGGGTGGGTGAACCAGAGGAGCGGAGGCCGATTGATCATGACTGCAGCAGGTGCTTGAAGTACAAAGCGGAGGGTCTGGTGTTAAATTACCCCAGCTGCCTGACAGATGTTTGAGTGTATCTGCTGATTAAGGTTTCCAGCCGACCTTGTTGGACCTTAACAAGCATGTAAAGAGGGACACCACTGGGCTGTTCCTTTCACAGGGCCCTTGTTACTATTTTTGATTTTCCTTAATGAAATAGGTTAACTATTTGATAGGTTCATCATTTAGAAATAAGCAGGGATATGTGTTTGTCCCTGCAGGCACGATGCTGTGAGACCGCTGCATGAGGCAGCCTGGACGATCATGATGGAGGAGGCTGCCAGCCAGCTCGAGAGAGATCATGTGCACAGTGTCTACGACAAGATTGCTCCATATTTCAACGACAGCCGCTATAAAGCCTGGCCGAAGGTTCGACAGTTCCTGCTGGACCTGCAGCCGGGGAGCATCATCGCTGACATAGGTGGGTGTCACCTCCAGTTGTTCTGCTATCTTGACAACATGACACATGATCACAAGTGTCCGCTGGGTAATTCATGCTGTTGTACACATTGTTGTACATTGTACATTGATTTTTCCTCCAATGTGTTTTTTGGAAACACAATAAGCAATTCTAAAACTGTCTTTTCTCAAGGAGTGTGAATGAGTATTTTACATCTAATCAAATCGCCAATCATTCCTGATCATTCTCTAAAATGTTGGCTCATCGTCTCCTTGGCAGGCTGTGGCAATGGCAAGTATCTCCACATCAACAAGGAGGTGTTCAAGCTGGGGTGCGATGTTTGTCGCCCCCTGGTGGACTTTGCCTGGAGTCAAGGACACGAAGTCCAGATGTGCGACGGGCTGCATTTGCCTTATAGAGACGGCTGCTTCGATGCTGTGCTTTCTATTGCAGGTAATGGGCACACAGTGTTGTTGATTCCTCACATTCAGTACTGCTGGAGTTCCCATTTGACTCAAATTAAATGAACTCTTAATAATGATAAACATCATTTTACCACAAGCATGTGTTGCCTAGCCAACGGCGAGAAATGATTCATGTGTGTCCTCCAACAAAAGAGTGTAATTAGGACTAAGGACAACAACAGACACCCACACTATTAATTTATCTTGTGTTCTATTCAGTGTGTAcataatgtgttttggtgacTCAAAGTGCTGAATGTGACACAACaccataatgaaataaatgccTACTCACCATCCTGCTTAATTCTGacaaattaatgtttttgtcacagTCATCCATCATTTGTCCACCAAAGAACGTCGTATTCGAGCAATAAAGGAGATGGCTCGCACTCTGCGAGTGGGTGGACGCATCATGATCTACGTGTGGGCCATGGAGCAGAAGCGTCGTAAATTTGAGAAACAGGACATCTTCGTTCCCTGGAACCCCAACCCTCATTTGCCCTCCAGCTTCAACAGGGACCATGCCAAACCCAGAAGGAGGGGCACAGCACAGAGCGTGAGTGAAGCCATAGACAACGCCGACAAGCACAGGAAGGTTAGAAGCACATCCTCAGTGGTAGATGAAGAAGAGTTGACCTGCACCACACCAcagcagagaacacagagacTGTGGTTCTTTTCAAGATCTCTGGACTCTGTGTTTGACTTTGGAAGTTTAGCCATCTCCCGGTCGTCCTCTAGAGACATGAGCACTTTATCCTCTCCCACAGGGGAAAATGAGGGGAACAAGGCCGGCCAGCGCGGGAGAGGACATGGCCTCATCAAGCAGGTCTCAAGCTTCTTTTACTCTCCATCTGTAATCGGATCAGAGGAGGACGTCTTTGACTCGGTCACAGATCTGCACAAGGGGCAAAAAGATCCTGGAGGCAACAGCACCTCCACCAACGGCACAGAAAACCAGTGTGTCTCTGTATCTTTAGCCCAGGAGTGTGGCTCTCTGGCTCTGCCAGACCTAGTTCCTTTCCAGAAGGAGCATCTGAAGCAGTCTGGAGAGGAGAGTGACGGAGGGCCGCGGGGAAAAGAGCAGCAGGAAAGCACACAGAGTCCTCAGGGGAGCGAGGGGCAGGTGGAAGGATCTTGCCTGAGGTACTATCATGTCTTCAGGGAGGGAGAACTGGCAGAGCTGATAGAGAATCACGTTGAAGAGCTTCATGTCAAACACACCTACTTTGATCATGCTAACTGGTGTGTGGTGGCAGAGAAAGTTCAGTTATGGAGAATATaattttaacttgtgttttattttgcattgtCTCTGCCTCAAGTTTTAGCACTGAATCACACATTTGATGATTATTACATTCTTGTAACTGtatagtatataaatatacaggTGTAGCCATTGTTGAAGTTCCACATTTTTGGGATAATTACAACACTAAACTAAATCTCCCATTGCTGCAATACTGTACTTAACTGTTTGgaaattcagatttttaaaaaaaaatgctcttgGGAGTTTTTAGTAATCCCGGAACCAGATGTGCGGCTGACCTATCCATATCTagcattaaatgttattttagatGCACACAGGATGGTGGTGTTCAACAATGGCTACTACTGTATACCAcgtttttaaagtatttattacattttaagaCAAGAAACCAACTAGCAGTATCCAGATATCCAGTGTGTATTCTAAGTGTCAAGCGTTAGTTTTTATTATCAAACCACAGTGAACTTCAGTGCTGCTAATGATTCTAGCTCTTTTAAAATAGCATTTCTGCAAGGGAGATGTTAAGAAATGCACTGTTTTCCTATTTGGACTTTTAATATTAGCCAATAAGGAGTTTGTGAGACAGAAGTATACTCTTCCATCTgctcttaaatgttttaattttgccTGTTTTACAATTGCACGTTCCTAAACTCTGCGTACGAGCAGCTAAACTTGCAGCAAGTATCTGTTGTGTACATTTTGTTGGATATTTCTGTAAACTGCTCGTGTAATCTATCATCAACACTATTATAAGAAGAGCTCAAAAGTTGTGCAGAATATCTTCCAAAACATTTGTGCCATTTGCCTGCTGTGTTTAACTCTCCGAGATGTTGCCAGTCTGTGCGcttgatgttgatgtttgtaATACTTATGCGTATTTTCTTGTGTTAAAGCTGAATGTACCACTGGTGTGGTTCAGCATATCAACTGCCTCATATACTGTGAATAAACATTGCACTGTACCACAAGTATGCCGCTGCTTGATGTCAGTGAGTGACATAAAAATAGGGGAAACTTGAAACATACTGGTTATCTGTACCCATTGTGCTGGGGAAGCTGCATATCCTTatcagtacagtatgtgtggacCAACTGTGTTTGTTCTGAAATGACACTGCGACTTTGATGTCTTCTGTGACCTGATGTAAATAGTTTGAAtttgttctttctttattaaatatttttgttcatgagtattgttgtattgtattttctgACATGGACAACATTTGTATTCATGTACAAATTAATGAGAAACACAAATAGTGTAATTCATTAGCTGAATATTTAATAGTAATACAGAAATACTGATACAGTATCTGTGATGAGGTACCCAGAAGGTTGTTGAATGTCTGCTTGATGCACTCTTTAGCCAGCAGCCCACATTACAGAAAATTACTTACAATGGCCAACATTTCAGAAAATCGTCTCTTCCATGTGTCACATGGAAGAGACGATTTTCTGAAATGTTGGCCATTGTAAGTAACCAACACATACCGTTTTTTCACAAGCATCTGTAGTGACAGATGTCTTGATTTATATGCTAAAGAAGTTCACAGCTCAGAAACAAGTACAAGAAGTAATTTAGAAACTTATTATTACATAATTTGTTCAGATAACAATATTCAACAATACACATGGAGTGGATTCTGTTTTCAAATGTAAGATGTTTGTCACAACTCCTTGATAAAATTCATTAATGTAgtaattacagtatataaattgGTTGGTTTTAATATCCTATTTTTTTGCTTCTTAATCCTGAGGATCATCTTGTGCCAGAGGATAGTAGTTCTACATCCCACACTCCCTCCAAACCTGAAACATGAAGAACATCATTACTTCTCAATAAAGACAATTAATACACAGCTTGAGTGATTATTTTTGTAACCCAAACATCTGTATTGAAAAGCTGAATTTAGCAACATCTGCTTAAACTGTTCTGTGTCCTGTACCTGAGTTGCTGCTCTGTGGACTATGGAGTGCCTGAGGGCCAGTTTGTCAATGTCTCTTGAGTATCCTCCTCCAATAACGGTAGCGACAGGAATGCCTCTGCTCACCACAGTCTTCATCACATACAGATCCCTCTGATACAGCCCTAGGAAATACTACAGGTCATCCAAAGATGTCTATAGACGATCTGTAAGTAAAGAAACTTGTGTGTTAAAGATATTGCTCACCTTGGTCAGTCAGACGGAGTCTCCCAAGTTCATCATCCTTGTGAGGGTCGACACCAGCGTCATACAGAACCAGGTCTGGACGAAATGTCTCCAGCAGCCAGGGAAGGTGAGCTTCAACTGTTCAGACAGACGTTTATCATTAGTCAATGGAAACTGATTTGTTACTCAAATAAAATTTAATGTATAAACTATAGAAAACTCTGAGACTTTAGTGACTTGACTACAACAATATTTGGACTTAAACATTGAGCACATCCAGTATTTCACTTATTATTATGTCTTGTGTTGACGTGCCTGTGGAGAGATACTCCTTGTCTTCCAGTCCATCTTCCATGCAGATATCGAGGTCACTCTGTTGTTTACGGAGTGGGAAGTTTTTCCCACAGTGCGCCgagaatgtaaacacacatggCTCCTCTTGAAATATAAAAGCAGTACCGTCACCCTGTTGGATCCACAAGCAAGAAACTTAACTAAATTTAGAATTTATGACATATTGGTCTGAccctaaaacatttaaatgtttagtCTACCTGATGCACATCAAGATCCACTATCAGAACCTTTCTCCGGCGTGAGGAGTTCTCCATCAGGTATTTGGCTGCAACTGCTAAGTCATTAAGGAGGCAAAACCCTGAACCATAGCTTGGAAAAGCATGATGTGTTCCTCCTGCCGTGCTGCAGGCCAGACCCCTCTGCAGAGCTACTTCAGCAGCGAGAACTGTCCCACCTGTCAACAAGAAAGAAGGTGAAACCTGGCTCCTGTGGTTTGATCTTTCCAGTCCAAGCTGTCACATCATGTCAACAACTCTCACCTGTTTCATATCGACAGCGTCTCACTATGCCTTCACTCCAGGGGAAGcctgtcctcctctgttctttctcatttattttcccATTTATGAAGTCGTTCAAGTATTCATCAGTGTGTACACAGCTCAGTAAATCTTTCGAGGCAATTTTAGGAACCCACACCTACTGCGAGGAAGGACATACACATTCACAGGAAAAGGTGAGACAACAGTTTCCAATTGTACTACTAACGACAGGTCATgcaactaacatttattttccctATTAATCTAGCAGTTATTATCccaatgaattgattaattgcttttAAAGAGGCAAAGTAACACCTTTAAAATTCtagttttgtctgaccaacagtccaaaacccaaatatattcaatttacattATATAAGGCTGGGAAACTTGGTGATTGATGTTCTTGACCTGATCAATTGACTAAATAATAATACTCATCATTATTATTCAATTTTTAGATGCAGTTATCAATGGTTCACTCACCTGTTTCTCTGTAATGACTTGATCTTTCATTAGAAAGTGTAACACTCGGGGAAACTTGCCCATTGGAAACCTGTGGTTAGGAGGGAGGTCACACACATACTTGCTGTGATGAACTATTGGGAGTCCGCTGGATTCATGTCTTACCTGTGTGAGATGAATAGATATGTAAGGTCAGTAGACGCAGTGCACGATGGTCGCAATGTTAAGTAAAATACACGAGTCTTCTGCATACATGTAATAGGTTAAATGTTCCTACTAGCTCAGCGTGCAAACATCTGCAGGAGGTGAAAGCTGCACCGAACAACCGCCCGACTTTTAGCCGAGGTCTtttagaaaacatttgttttatgcAAGTCATTTCTCTAGCTGACTTTAACCCGAAATGACAGTCACTGCAGGGGAATGTAGTTTGATGTGCAGACACCAGGCGCACGGTTACAAAAGCGCACAAGGTGTCTTGTTTGTTGACGGATGTTCGGATGAATTTCTCCTCTCCATGACTGCCATCGTCTGTCATGGAGTGGGAataacacagtgtgtgtgtgtgtgttggttttatGGTTGATTACCACCATCTACTGATTTGAAGTGAATACTGCAGAAGGTAAAACAAAGCTTCATCTGTCATTCATCTCTATAGAAAGGCTTCAGATGTCTCCATTCGTTTGGTGATGGAGGCCaagctttaaataaaaagtatgGGTTTGTTGGTCATCATTATTAAGTAAACAGGCtttcaacaaaaacagtttgaaaaacacagaaatacatatgcttttttattttaaaggtatAGGAAAAATAACactatatatttcatttctactGTCATTTTTACTGGGAACTGCACAATACTTTGTTTAGTAAGATTAAAACAGATATTGACTTTGGAAATATGGATGATGCACAAATACTAAATTGGCTTCCCATATCAAACATAGACACCAGCCAGTTACTTGGAGAAAGCCTGCGAGAAGAGAAATAAAGCTCTGTATCAGGATAAGATGAAGTTATACAGTAACAGTTCTTTTTCTGAGAACAgtccattttggatttttttttttctttttttctctacatgCCTTCGTATATGTGTTACCAGAAGATgcatattttgtaaaataacaGTGTCTTGTAATTCCATGTGGGATGGCCCAGATGTTTGATATGacatagaaatgaaaaaaggcaTCTGCACACTCAAATCTTGCACAAATTTGAGTGTGCAGAtgcttttttcattcagtttgatgattttttttttttttaactccagCACTGCAGCTAAGTCTGATACTGGGTGAACAGtgtatttttctctatttttgattttgtatgacatggaaataaaaatttaactaactatatttttaaattcatcatCCTGGCATGATCTGAACTTCAACTGATCTGAACTTTGATGTAAAAGCTTGGCACAAGGATTGCACATCAAATTTACAATCGACCGCCTTTCGCAGTTCAACATTAATTTAATATTCTCTTTTTATTCACAACTCAGCAAAGCTTCTAGCTTTATACCTATCTGTGCCTATCCAAAATATTTCTCACTGAAACATATTGAGGTTTACATTTCTAGAGCATATGCTAATGATATATTATTGGACATTCAAATGCCCTTTGATGATGAGCTTTTTGCTTATTGAGCAGGTCTGCATGTTGCTGTGTCTAATCTACATCTCAAACCTCTCCTGTATCATCTTTATTATCCTGTGAGCTGCATCTGTTGATGCAAGCTTTTCAGATTCCTGTTTGTCAGAGTTATGGAAGAGTTTAACACACtggtttataaaatataaaatatgtatgtagtatatgtatatagttGACCGAATCTATAATTTATTTTACCATCCTATCCTGTTCTATCAATCCCTACAGCTTGCTCCTATTTTGTTAAACCGACTGACGATTATTCTGCATACATACGCATTTCTTTCTGAGAGCACAGTCACGATGAATAGAGAACTGATGCAAATGAGATAAATGTATCATTCATGAGGCTTTGTTCCTTCTCCATtcccccttttttctgtttctttataATTCATCAAATGATCAAAGCTCATTTTACATTTAGAGTTTTCAACTTTCAGCCCATGACAAATTGCTTGTCCTTCTTCTCAGtgtatttacatacatatatgaGAAGACTTGTTTTAGAGATTTCCTCTCCGACTATCTtcattctctcctcctctgtcctcctctgcaGCTGTCACAGTCAACTCCCCTCCTGTTACGGTGTAGCGAGTTGTGGCCGAGCTGGTTAAACACAGTGGCAGAAGATCATTTATGGTGTCACACTGAAATCATGTCACACTCACAGCCTGAGAGATTTACTGCCTTCTCACCTGATTGTTACAGTTTCAGGACTCTCTAAAAAGGTAAGTGAAATGATGCAAAGAATTTCCTTAGATTtcttaaattaatttgttttgttttattatgagcagaatttaaaaatacaaaattttttgcattttgacattttggtacTTTAAGGgatgaaaaatttaaaaatagctTGAAAAACACATGATCACTGTACTGCTCTGGCCTTTGCCTACTTTTGTGTCTGGTTCTGCTTCTCCATCTGTCCCTGTTTTACATTGCTGTCAGGCAGCTCAAGGCACTGTCTGGCATACTGTCGGTTGTGGGGTTTTCCcatgagagagagtgagtgtgtgtgtgtgtgtataaagagGCTGGTGGACGGGGATTAGTACAGCCCCCACTGGGAGGGGTTAGTGTACTCTCGGGCAGataagaaaaaagaggagagtgTTGGCCCCAGGTGCAGAGGAGAAATCTCCTCATAATAGAGAGAGGAGATTAGAGAGGTAAAATCAATTACTGACTTCAGCCTTGTTAACAAGCATTTCAAAtagggagagaggaaggaggagaaggggcTCCAATATATTCTGACACAAAGATTGTTTAGCCTCGTGCAGTAGATTAAGGTTATATTAATTCATTAACATATAGATTAACACATAGATTTTCTGCTCTGCTTTTGGTTTAGTGTCTCTTTTGTTATCCTGTCTTTCTAAGGGACACTGATGGTTTTGCAGGTTTCAGCATATTTACAAATACTTAACatcaaaaatattcattttgcaAACTGTGTTTTAGAAATTTGGAGCTACTTTTTCTACTGTTCCAGCATCTGTTGGTTTCCATTTGTTtctgtacagtatgaaaatcaGTTGGCAGACTCTTGGGCGATTCGTCAATGTGCATCAAGgttgtattcattttttattaaagttcCACATTGTTGTTAGGTAATGCAGTGCAGACCTAAATTGTATTACCATGCATTGATTATATAACACTGACAAAATGTAATGCAGACTTGATCTTCACCGTGATGGATTACACAAAGCGTGCACATTTTTAGAGTCTGCTAATGGATTTCCATGCCTCATAGAAATCAGTGAAAACCAATAGGTGCTTGGAACAGCAGTGACAGCACATCCAAAAATCTTAAATTTCAAAGAATTTATTTGAAAACGGCCATCAAAATGTCAAGTGTACATGATTTGTGGAAAGCGTTAACATATTGGTATGATCCTTTTAATATTTTGCACTAGTGAAAGAGAAACCACAGCTGACAGTCAGCTGTGAAGGAGCAGCAATCTGCTCCGGGGCAGCTGTTTTCAAGGCTCCAGATCTCATTCCTAGCAAAGACAAAAGACGAAGCTGACAACTGCTCAGCTTTGATCTCTTCTCTCAATGGGCTAAATAAAAGCAGGATGGCTTGTGAATGTTAGTCAGCCCTCCAAATAATGTGGGCTGAATAggtttttcctctcattcttGTGTTGTCATACATTGTAGTTGAAGGAGTCAGCAAAGTCGCTTCCCAAGTTCAGTCAACCAAAAAGCCACAGGTCCAAATTGTAAGACTATACATGGTCTTTGGTTCACACATGGATGGGATCAATTTTATGCTGCTCAAACTGTGTGTTTAACCAAATGAATAGCCCTGAATAGCCCTGTCATCTTGGCATGTTTTTTCACGTTCCTGGAAGCGAACGTGTTTGTTGTTTAACCCCAGTGGAAGAGTCAAGTGGCATATTTGCATCAGACACTGGATTCAAGCATACCTGTCAATTACACAACTTCACAATCACAACATCAAGACCACAAACCTGCCGTCCTCACCCTCCGCCTCACAACTCAGAGCGGAAGGAATTTACCAGTTGATTGCGAGTGTTGGCAGAGCATGTTGCAGCAGGTGAAGACAGGGGTTGTTGTTGGAGTGAATTAATTTGTAGCTGCTCTCTTGTGTGTAACGGTGACACCCTACTGCCTGGTTCGTTCCTCCGAGGCAATCCCTCGGTCACATGAAAGGCCGAGTTGATTCACCTCTCATCCGTTCATGTATAATCGCAGACATGCTGGGGGAGACAGCCTGTGAAATCGCAGTGTGGTAGTGTAGTTTAACATCATTTCAGTCGGTGTTTACATCACTCGAAAAAGCATCTCCTTTTCACTAATTGCTTGGGAATGTCCTCACAGCTGTTAAGATTTGGCATCTTgttgtgtggctgttgtgtggtAAACAGCTGGTGTTTGCTGCATGTGTTGTCAGAAAGGGGTATTCTGTGATCCAATGAAATGCCAGGATTtcatgaagaggaggaaggccAAAAATATTCGGTCATCCaaatattcaaacattttctcacagttAAAGGAATAAAGTGTTGGCAGTTGTTCGTAACTTGTTACCCTGGTATTTGTAAAAGGGTGGTGCGATGATTTGATCCTCTGGGGATACAACATTCTTTCAGTATTTTATCACTTTTTCAAGTGAAGTTTGGATAATTCAGGAATAATTCATTGGTGTTTAAATCTAAATAATTGGATTACCTAAGATAAACAATTAATTTGTGCTTGAAATAGAGTAATAAATCAGCAAGTTTATGCTCTGTTTTttgcacaaacaacaaatgtaatgcagatgaaataaataattgttttttttcccatttttgtaCCAGTATCTGTTGGCAAGAAGTAAAAGCTCTCATAGGGTGTTGAAGGAACAGTTGAGAttctaataataacaacaaaatgtcaCTGGAGGTGGTCTTAAGATCCTGAATATGGAAACACTCATCAAATGATGAAACCACATTTGTTTTCTTAGGACGTGTGCATCATTTCCTATTAAACACTCCTCATTACAGATGAAAATATGAACTTGGGGATCCTAGACTATTTTATGgaattcaattttaattttgcTTTAAATTTTACACCATAACATTTGGTGACTTTGTCCTCTTAGTGTTTTTTGTGACCCAAATTAGacttttacccccccccccccagtgaAGTTTTAAACACAGCAAAGATCTCAAAAGTGAAATCCTCATCATTCTTGGCTTCATCATCTGGTTGAAGTGCAGCTATTAAACAGCTGCTCTAttctgaaaaacacttttttctacTCATACATCTTTTCATATTATGACCAGAGAGAAAATATGCTGAAATATGCTGGATTTCTGTGAGATCATGTCCATATCCTATACTAGTCctatttgatttgattggtcACAGAGACAatatatgaaaacatgtttcaaacaCTAAAAGGACTTTATTTCTGACAAGAACTAAATAGTGACACAGTATGAGCAGTAGGAAAATACAGGCCATTATGTTTGTGCACACAACAACTCTGTGAT
This region of Thunnus maccoyii chromosome 6, fThuMac1.1, whole genome shotgun sequence genomic DNA includes:
- the trmt9b gene encoding probable tRNA methyltransferase 9B, whose amino-acid sequence is MMEEAASQLERDHVHSVYDKIAPYFNDSRYKAWPKVRQFLLDLQPGSIIADIGCGNGKYLHINKEVFKLGCDVCRPLVDFAWSQGHEVQMCDGLHLPYRDGCFDAVLSIAVIHHLSTKERRIRAIKEMARTLRVGGRIMIYVWAMEQKRRKFEKQDIFVPWNPNPHLPSSFNRDHAKPRRRGTAQSVSEAIDNADKHRKVRSTSSVVDEEELTCTTPQQRTQRLWFFSRSLDSVFDFGSLAISRSSSRDMSTLSSPTGENEGNKAGQRGRGHGLIKQVSSFFYSPSVIGSEEDVFDSVTDLHKGQKDPGGNSTSTNGTENQCVSVSLAQECGSLALPDLVPFQKEHLKQSGEESDGGPRGKEQQESTQSPQGSEGQVEGSCLRYYHVFREGELAELIENHVEELHVKHTYFDHANWCVVAEKVQLWRI
- the hdac12 gene encoding uncharacterized protein SYNPCC7002_A1628 → MTDDGSHGEEKFIRTSVNKQDTLCAFVTVRLVSAHQTTFPCSDCHFGLKSAREMTCIKQMFSKRPRLKVGRLFGAAFTSCRCLHAELVRHESSGLPIVHHSKYVCDLPPNHRFPMGKFPRVLHFLMKDQVITEKQVWVPKIASKDLLSCVHTDEYLNDFINGKINEKEQRRTGFPWSEGIVRRCRYETGGTVLAAEVALQRGLACSTAGGTHHAFPSYGSGFCLLNDLAVAAKYLMENSSRRRKVLIVDLDVHQGDGTAFIFQEEPCVFTFSAHCGKNFPLRKQQSDLDICMEDGLEDKEYLSTVEAHLPWLLETFRPDLVLYDAGVDPHKDDELGRLRLTDQGLYQRDLYVMKTVVSRGIPVATVIGGGYSRDIDKLALRHSIVHRAATQVWRECGM